The Candidatus Fusobacterium pullicola nucleotide sequence TGGTATCTTAATTCTTTAATAAGTTTAGGTAAGTTTGATGAATTTGAAAAAGAAAAAGATAAGTTTTTAAAAAAATATCCTAAATCAAATATGAGAGAAAGTGTATATATATTAGCTGGTCAACTTTATGAAGGAAAGGGAGAAAAGCAAAATTCACTAGCTACATATGAAAAATTATATGATATTTCAAAAGATACAACCATAAAGGAAGAAGCTGCGACTAAAATTTTAGATATTCAGTTAGCTTCTAATAAATTAGATGAAGCTATGAAATATATAGCTGGTATAGGAAATATAGAGATTAAAAGTTATTATAATTCTCAACTTTATGAAAAACAAGGAAAAAAAGATGAAGCTATTAAGGAGTATGAAACGCTATTTACAGGAACTAAATATAAAGATTATGCTGGTGTAAACTTAGGTGATTATTATTTTAATAGTAAAAATTATGAAAAGGCTAGATCATATTATTTGGGAGTAGAGAGTTTAGAAAGTAGTCCGTATAAGGATTATGTGTTATATCAGCTTTCAAATATCGATGAGTTGGAAGGAAAAAATGAAAGTGCATTAAGAGGATATACAAAAGGGTATGTTTTATTTAATGGAGAATATTCAAATTTATCTAAATTAAAGGCAGCTCAACTAAATGAAAAATTAGGAAAAGAGGAAGATGCTATAAAGCTTTATAAAGAGTTATATTCACTTCCGAAGTTTCAGTATAGAAGTTTTGTTTTGGAAAAAATGATTTTCTATACTTTAAAAAGTGGAAATAAGATAGAAGCTAAAAAATATTATAATGAGCTTCAAAACATAGATGAACAAGCTTCGGTAAAATATAATCAATTTTTTAACTAGGAGGAGAATAGTATGAGAAAAGCAGTAACAATATTATTTTTATTATCAGCAATGTGTGCTGTAGGAGCTGAAGAAGGGATAACAGCACTTGATAAAGAGGTACAAGGGATAAATAAAGAGCAATTAGAGATAAGAGAGATACCTACTGAAGAGGTCATTTTAGAAGGGCAAAAAGTTGAGTCAGGAGCTATTAAAGTAACTAACGACAATTATCAAAACCAGAATCAAAAGATTAAAGTTGTACAGGGAGACAAGTCGGCTTTAGAAGATGAATTATCACAAGGTGTAGAAAAAAAATCGTTTTGGAAATATATTATAGGTGGATTAGGGGTAGTAGCTCTAATAATAGCATTATAATATTTGATTCATAAATTTATTTAAAATTTATTGGGAGATTGGAATAATTTTACAATATTAGGAGGAGTAATGTACTATTTAACAAATGGTGGAATGCTAATGTATGTTATACTTGCTATGTCTATAGTAGGTCTTGGGGCAGTTATTGAAAGATTTATCTATTTTAAGAAAAATGAACAAAATAATAGAAGCTTTTTAACTAAGGATATAAAAGAACAATTAGATAATAAAAAGATAAAAGAACTAGTTATTATGCTAAATAAGGAGAGATGTTCTGTTTCTAGGGTATTAAAAGAGGTACTATATGAGCTTTATAGAAATCCGAATTCAACACCTGAAAAGTTAGAGGAAAAAGGAAAAGAAAAAGCTATGTTACAACTTATAGCTTTAGAGAAAAATATGTGGATAATCTCTTTAGCTGCTCATTTAACTCCTCTTGTAGGGCTACTTGGAACGGTAACAGGTATGATTAAAGCTTTCCAAGCTGTATCTGTTCATGGAACTGGAGATCCTTCGGTGTTAGCTAGAGGTATATCTGAGGCACTGTTTACAACTGCTGGAGGACTATTTGTGGCAATACCAGCTCTTATTTTTTATAACTATTTTAATAAAAAAATAGAAAAGATAATATCTGATATGGAGATAACAACAACTGAACTTATAAATTATTTTAGAAAATAGGAGAGTATTATGAAGTTAGAGAGACGTAAGAGAAAAGATGAGTTGATGCTTGAACTTACATCACTTATAGATGTTGTATTTCTTCTATTAATATTTTTCTTAGTGGCAACTACCTTTGATGATATGAAAGGTGGAATCAAGATTGACTTGCCACAATCAACAATAAAAGAGGTATCAGAGGTAAAAGAGGTACAAATTGTTGTAGATAAAGATAAAAATATGATACTTAACTATAAGGAAAATGGTAAGAAAGAGCAAATAAGTGTAACTACTGAAAATCTAAAGGAAAAACTAGCAGAAAAACTATCTGAATCTCAAGAGAGAAACGTAATTATAAGTGCAGATAAAAGATTAGATTATGGATATATAGTAGAGATAATGACTATATCAAAGGAAGCTGGTGCTAATTCTTTAGATATAGATACTGCTGATAAAAAATAAGGAGGAGTCTATGAAAAAAGAGGAAAAAATTAGTTTACTCCTTTCAGCAATAATAAATTTAGTTATAGTTTTTTTGATTCCAGGATTATCAAACAATCAAATTGAGAATAAAAAGATAAAAATAGGATTGGTAAATTATGACAATCAAAATAGAACAAAGTTAGAGGGAGAAAGAAATAGTAATAGCTCTCAAAAGAAAAATACGGAAGAGGTAAAAAAGAAAAACCCACCACCAAAAGAGCAACCTAAAGTAGAAGTGAAGACAGAGAAAAAGGTGGAGAAAAAAATAGAGGAAAAACCAGTAGGAAAGTCTACGGAGAAGATAGATTTATCAGCTCTTAATAGTATAGCAAATAATATGTCAACTCCACAAGTACAAGTGATGACTGTTAAACATCCTGATGGAGGATATAGAGAGGTAATAAAATTAGAGGCTCCTAAAAAAGAGTTACAAAGTGGAGTAGTAACAAAGAGAGGATTAAATAAAGAGATAACGCTATCAAAGGAATTAATCTCGGTAGAGAATGAAAAATTAGAGTTAAAAGATGATAATAAAATAGCTTTTAACTCTGAAATAGGTAAGGACTCTTCTTTTGATAGGATATTAGAAATATCGGGAGAGATAGAGGGGTTACCTAGTGGTTATAAATTGGGAACAGAAGATGGAGATATAGTAGCTAAATGGGATAGTGGTAATAAGGAGCCTGTATATCCAGAATCAGCCCAATTAAAAGGGTTACACGGTAGTGTAAAAATTAGAATGAACATTGATGAAAATGGGAATGTTAAGGAGCTTAGACTTGAAAGAGGAAGTGGTGTTCCTGAAATAAATAATGCAATTGAAGAAGTGGGAAGAACTTGGAAAATTTATTTGAGCAAAAATGGACTTAGTGTAAAAGGAGATGTAATATTAGAGTATAATTTTACATTGAAAGGGAAAGTAAATTAGTAAAGAGGTGGAAAAATTGGTTCTTTTAGGATTTAGATTGGAGAGAAGTTTAAAAGAGGAATTAGAGAATAATTATGAAAATGAGTTGACTTTTGCTGATAATATAAGTGATTTTATAGATTATTTGAAAAATAAAAAATATGAAGCTATTATAATTGAGGAGAAGAATTTACAAGAAGAAGCTTTAATAAATCTTATAAAAAAGGTAGGAGAGTATCAGAAAAAAGGAGTTATAATTGTTTTAGGAGAAACTTCTAATTTAAAAGTTGTAGCAGGAAGTGTAAAAGCTGGAGCTTATGACTATATTTTAAAACCTATAGAAACGCCTACTATAATAAAAATCATAGAAAAATCTGTAAAGGATTATAAACTTTTAGCCGAGAGAATAGATAAACATAAAAGTTCAGGAGATAAGCTTATCGGACAGACAAAAGAGATAGTAGAGCTATACAAAATGATAGGAAAGGTTGCAACAAGTAGAGTTCCAGTTCTAGTAGTAGGAGAGAAGGGAACGGGAAAAACAAGTGTAGCTAAAGCTATTCATCAATTTAGTGATTGGTCAAATAAGCCTTTAATAAGTTTAAACTGTACATCTTTCCACAATGATTTATTGGAAAGAAAGATGTTTGGGTATGAAAAGGGAGCTTTTAAAGGAGCAGTATTTCCTCAAATAGGTGAATTAGAAAAAGCTAATGGAGGAACTTTACACTTAGGAAATATAGAATCATTAAGTCTAGATCTTCAATCTAAAGTTCTATATTTTTTAGAAGAGGGAGAATTTTTCAGAATGGGAGGAGCTGAACCTATAAAGATAGATATAAGAGTTGTAGCTACTACCTGTGAAAATTTAGAGGAATTAATTAATCAAGGGAAGTTCATAGATGAACTATATAGAAAGTTAAGAGTTTTGGAGGTAAATATTCCTCCACTTAGAGATAGAAAAGATGATATTCCTTTAATAGTGGATCATTATTTATTAGAGTGTAATGATGAATTACATAAAAATGTTAAAGGAGTTAGTAAACCAGCATTAAAAAAAATGATGAGATATGATTGGCCTGGAAATGTAAATGAGCTAAAAAATGCTGTAAAATCTGCTGTAGCACTTTGTAGAGGGACTTCTATATTGATTGAGGATTTACCAAGTAATGTCTTAGGGACTAAAATTACTAAGAAAAAAGGTGAAGGGCAGATTTATGATTTAAAAGAATGGATAAAATCGGAGATATTAGAATATAAAAATAATAATCAAGGTGATTATTATGGAAATATAATATCGAAAGTAGAAAAAGAGTTGATTCGTCAAGTTCTTGAGATGACTAATGGAAAAAAGGTAGAAACTGCAGAGATATTAGGTATAACAAGAAATACTTTAAGAACAAAGATGAGCAACTATGGTTTGGAGTAAAAAAATATGCATATAACATTATATAGAAAATATAGACCT carries:
- a CDS encoding MotA/TolQ/ExbB proton channel family protein; translation: MYYLTNGGMLMYVILAMSIVGLGAVIERFIYFKKNEQNNRSFLTKDIKEQLDNKKIKELVIMLNKERCSVSRVLKEVLYELYRNPNSTPEKLEEKGKEKAMLQLIALEKNMWIISLAAHLTPLVGLLGTVTGMIKAFQAVSVHGTGDPSVLARGISEALFTTAGGLFVAIPALIFYNYFNKKIEKIISDMEITTTELINYFRK
- a CDS encoding biopolymer transporter ExbD, translating into MKLERRKRKDELMLELTSLIDVVFLLLIFFLVATTFDDMKGGIKIDLPQSTIKEVSEVKEVQIVVDKDKNMILNYKENGKKEQISVTTENLKEKLAEKLSESQERNVIISADKRLDYGYIVEIMTISKEAGANSLDIDTADKK
- a CDS encoding energy transducer TonB, whose translation is MKKEEKISLLLSAIINLVIVFLIPGLSNNQIENKKIKIGLVNYDNQNRTKLEGERNSNSSQKKNTEEVKKKNPPPKEQPKVEVKTEKKVEKKIEEKPVGKSTEKIDLSALNSIANNMSTPQVQVMTVKHPDGGYREVIKLEAPKKELQSGVVTKRGLNKEITLSKELISVENEKLELKDDNKIAFNSEIGKDSSFDRILEISGEIEGLPSGYKLGTEDGDIVAKWDSGNKEPVYPESAQLKGLHGSVKIRMNIDENGNVKELRLERGSGVPEINNAIEEVGRTWKIYLSKNGLSVKGDVILEYNFTLKGKVN
- a CDS encoding sigma-54 dependent transcriptional regulator, whose protein sequence is MVLLGFRLERSLKEELENNYENELTFADNISDFIDYLKNKKYEAIIIEEKNLQEEALINLIKKVGEYQKKGVIIVLGETSNLKVVAGSVKAGAYDYILKPIETPTIIKIIEKSVKDYKLLAERIDKHKSSGDKLIGQTKEIVELYKMIGKVATSRVPVLVVGEKGTGKTSVAKAIHQFSDWSNKPLISLNCTSFHNDLLERKMFGYEKGAFKGAVFPQIGELEKANGGTLHLGNIESLSLDLQSKVLYFLEEGEFFRMGGAEPIKIDIRVVATTCENLEELINQGKFIDELYRKLRVLEVNIPPLRDRKDDIPLIVDHYLLECNDELHKNVKGVSKPALKKMMRYDWPGNVNELKNAVKSAVALCRGTSILIEDLPSNVLGTKITKKKGEGQIYDLKEWIKSEILEYKNNNQGDYYGNIISKVEKELIRQVLEMTNGKKVETAEILGITRNTLRTKMSNYGLE